The sequence below is a genomic window from Draconibacterium halophilum.
AACAGGCATCGCATTACATGTTATCGTAGTATAGCTTAATTGTTTATTTTCCTTTTTTCCCATTCTACAACCCGAGAAAACGAGAAACAATAAAGGGATCAAGAAAAGTTGAAAAGTTTTCATAGTCATTCTTTTTAATACTGTTCTGGATTTTGCTGATTATTATGTTCCTGGGATAATGAAGGTTGTAGTGTTTACAATCTCGCTTGTAGGAATTACAAATCCTTCATCTGTCTGTCTGATGTCTGCCAGTCAACCTTCCCGAATAAGATCAGGACAAGTCAGGACTTGTCACCAAAGTTTTACTCAAAGTTTTACTCCTTATTCCACCGGTTTAATATTTTGGTTAATACGGAATAAATTGCCCGGATCGTATTTCTTTTTAATCACCGACAGGCGCTCGTAATTTTTTCCGTAGGCCGATTTTACCAGGTCGACACCTTCTTCGCCCAGACCGGCAAAGTTTACATACAAACCACCTGGTGACGATTTCTGCATATGTTTCAGGAATCCCCGGGCATAAGCCAGTACTTCATCATCAGCACTCGCATCGGCCCAGCAGGCATCAATGCTAAACAGGTATTTGTTTTTTCTTCCGGTAAATGCAGTTGCCGTATCCTTTATACGCGACATTGCTCCTCCATAATGCCAAATAGCGATCAGTATCATTGGCTGAGGTGGATTTACCGCCTGGTCAAACAGTGCATCAACCGTTTCATCGTTAAGCTCTTTTAAATAGGTTGATTTAAAATAGTAATGCTGGGCAGCTTTAGGGAAGAACGGATCAAACATACCTTGTAGCATCGTCCACGGAATTGGGGTGCTTAAATCCACGAGTGGAGTACTAATTTCCCGTAATGGCTGCAATAGCTTTTCTCCTTCATCCACTTCTCCGCAATGCACCGTTGCCAGAATCAGCACTCTTCTTCCATGTGTTTCTTCCGGAAAATCAGGTGCCGGAGGAATCGTCCAGAACATGGCACTTCCTGAAATTTCATCAGGCGAAGATTCGATAAATTCACGCCACACGGGAAGGATCTTTTTTGCTTCTTCAGCAGGATAAAAAGGAGCGGCCAGTGTTACCATCGGGCCCACGGGATACATGCGATATTCAAAAGACGTCACAATACCAAAATTTCCACCACCGCCGCGAACGGCCCAAAATAAATCAGAATATTCTTTTTCGCAGGCGGTTAAAAAGTTCCCGTCGGCAGTTACTACGTCTACCGACACCAGGTTATCGATGCTTAAACCGTATTTCTTTCGCAGCCAACCCAGGCCGCCGCCCAATGTTAATCCGGCAATACCCGTTGTTGATACCACACCCGCCGGCACCGCCATATTCAATACTTGAGTTTCGCGGTCAAGATCGGCAAGGGTTGCACCTCCCTGTGCATGAACGGTCCCTTTTTCCGTATTCAGACGAATGCCTTTCATTTGCGAAAGATCGATCATTAATCCGCCATCGTTTGAAGCACTGCCGCCCACATTATGACCTCCACCGCGTACCGAAAACAGAATGTCGCTCGCGCGCGCAAAGTTTACCGAGGCCATCACATCGGCCACTCCCGAACACTGGGCTATCAGCGCAGGTTTTTTGTCGTGCATGCCGTTCCAGATTTGTCGAACTTCATTGTAATTGGTATCAGCAGGAGTTATTACCGCTCCTCCCAACTTTGCGCCGAAATCGTCGATCAGCTGCTGATCGATGTTCGATTTCTCACCGGATTTTAAAATAATTTCCATGACTTTATAATTTTTGGTTAAAATGAAACCTTGCAAGTGCATATTTCACTACGGATGAACATTGTAGGTACTGCAATGCCATTCGGGTGAAATATTATCCTGGTAATCAGAGCGTAATTGAGTGGGGATTAGAACGAGCGGGATGGAGAGTTGCTAACTCATACAACTACCTGCGAAGGAAGGATTCCGTATTTCTCGTGAAAACACTTGGCGAAATAGGACGGATTGCTGATGCCAACTTCCAGGGCTATTTCGGTGATGTTTTTCTTTCGTTGTTTCATTAACGAAAGCGCTTTACTTAGGCGCAGGTCGCGAATAAAACCATTTGGAGAAGTGCCTGTTAGGTGTCGTATTTTTCGATACAAATGTGGGCGGCTAACGCCAATCTCGCGGCTTAAGCTTTCCACGTTAAAAGCTTCGTTGGGGTAGTGGCCGTCAACAATGGTAAACAGTTTGGTAAGAAAAGCTTCTTCCGCTTCATTCATTACTTTTACTGTTTGTTTTTCTATTTCCTGATCGCAGAAAACACTGAGTTTACCAAGAAGTGAAGAAGTGATAATTTCTCCGTTACCGGCAATCTTGCAAAAGCGGTAACTTTGTTCCACAGCCCGCTCAAAAATGGCGTTACCGTGATCGGTAACCGGTTGCCCAACGCTTATTCCCATTTTGTATCGGATATTCCAGCTGGCATCTTTTAGTTCAGCGATGTTTTTATTAAACGTCTCACGAATACCGATGGCACACTGAACGGCACTTTCGGGTGTGTAAAAGGTTGCAATAATACTGTCGTTTTGTAATTGTCTTAATATTCTTCCCTGATATTTGTGAATATAATCGCCGGCAATTTGTCGTGGTTTTTCCGGAAACTTTAATCGATCGAAATCAATGCTTTTTTTAATGGTTGTTAGCGAAATTATATCGAGCGTTAGAATAAAACGATAACCCGTGTCGGCCTGGCTGGCATTTTTCATTACAATGCCGTGGTCGAGTGCCTGGTCGTAGGCCATAAAGGCTGAATACATGCCTCCATCCACTTCCACAAGATTACATGTTTTTATGTCGTTTGCTTCTTTGTGTACGGCACGGCATGCTTCTTTGCTGGGGCCTTCCATCAGGCAAAACACCATGCCATCTTTTTCGTTCACCCAAAACTGGTGGTATTTTACGTTGTATTTCGACTGAACTTCAAGGTCTTTGAGGTGTGCTTTTTTAGCTTCTTCGAGTTTTATGCCGGGGGTTATGTGGTAATCCATAAATAGTGGCATAATCCAGTTTTAAACGTTCAGTATACATTGTAACATGGCGTTGTAATAAATAGTTCATCAGGCAGATACGCAGGCGGTACAATGAAAGCTTAGTCGTTTGATGACTGTGCTTCCTGCATTTCTTTCATTTTCTTTTCGAGATGCTCTCCCAGATGGTGCATACCTTCTTCGGGGCTAAAGCTTACCAATAGCAGGTCTTCCAATACTATACCGGTATGTCCGGGTTTCATATAAAAAGCTTCTCCTTTTTTAAAGGTCTCTTTGTTGCCGTCATCGTATTCAATCTCAATGGCACCTTCAATTACATAACCCCAGTGAGGCACCTGGCACAGGTCGTTCTCCAGTCCCTCAAGTAGCGGGCTAAAGTTGGTGCCTTTGGGCGTATTGTTAATATCTACGGTCATTCCTCCCCAGCCGTGAATCATTGGTATCACCATGTCTTTCGGAAAATCATCGAGGTGGACATGTGTATCTTCTGGAACATCGTTAGTGTTTAAAACAACCTTG
It includes:
- a CDS encoding cupin domain-containing protein; this translates as MKRIKIIVSFIALIFVSSTAISQNGKVVLNTNDVPEDTHVHLDDFPKDMVIPMIHGWGGMTVDINNTPKGTNFSPLLEGLENDLCQVPHWGYVIEGAIEIEYDDGNKETFKKGEAFYMKPGHTGIVLEDLLLVSFSPEEGMHHLGEHLEKKMKEMQEAQSSND
- a CDS encoding nickel-binding protein codes for the protein MPLFMDYHITPGIKLEEAKKAHLKDLEVQSKYNVKYHQFWVNEKDGMVFCLMEGPSKEACRAVHKEANDIKTCNLVEVDGGMYSAFMAYDQALDHGIVMKNASQADTGYRFILTLDIISLTTIKKSIDFDRLKFPEKPRQIAGDYIHKYQGRILRQLQNDSIIATFYTPESAVQCAIGIRETFNKNIAELKDASWNIRYKMGISVGQPVTDHGNAIFERAVEQSYRFCKIAGNGEIITSSLLGKLSVFCDQEIEKQTVKVMNEAEEAFLTKLFTIVDGHYPNEAFNVESLSREIGVSRPHLYRKIRHLTGTSPNGFIRDLRLSKALSLMKQRKKNITEIALEVGISNPSYFAKCFHEKYGILPSQVVV
- a CDS encoding FAD-binding oxidoreductase: MEIILKSGEKSNIDQQLIDDFGAKLGGAVITPADTNYNEVRQIWNGMHDKKPALIAQCSGVADVMASVNFARASDILFSVRGGGHNVGGSASNDGGLMIDLSQMKGIRLNTEKGTVHAQGGATLADLDRETQVLNMAVPAGVVSTTGIAGLTLGGGLGWLRKKYGLSIDNLVSVDVVTADGNFLTACEKEYSDLFWAVRGGGGNFGIVTSFEYRMYPVGPMVTLAAPFYPAEEAKKILPVWREFIESSPDEISGSAMFWTIPPAPDFPEETHGRRVLILATVHCGEVDEGEKLLQPLREISTPLVDLSTPIPWTMLQGMFDPFFPKAAQHYYFKSTYLKELNDETVDALFDQAVNPPQPMILIAIWHYGGAMSRIKDTATAFTGRKNKYLFSIDACWADASADDEVLAYARGFLKHMQKSSPGGLYVNFAGLGEEGVDLVKSAYGKNYERLSVIKKKYDPGNLFRINQNIKPVE